tcgttttatattcgtcgaaatcgaatattcgtcattattcttgttatcgcgattaatatgcgatttaaataatcgtgtatttcgattttaacttaaaggctactctcctattgaaatagaaatgcgattaattcaagttataataatcgaatttcgattttaacttagcactgctatattacatattaggctagaattaaagggtttctaccacttggatttgacataattaggtgtcagacactagcgctccgctagtgtctgctctgccaaactatcctgctataatatattttggggcagccgtttacctaaaaaaagaacttgtattaatatgctaatgaccctctaggtgctatgggggcgtctttagcacctagaggatcggtctaccttctcaagatgccgccgctcagcgcctccctccagcccgcccatctgcttcggaatgcatcaaacggacgacttcacgcgcatgcgccgtgcgcggctgtattcggcgcatgcgcagtgaatgtccgaccgcttcccctgctcagacatctccactgcgcctgcgccaggcgcagtggagatgtctgagcaggggaagcggtcggacatttactgcgcatgcgccgaatacagccgcgcacggcgcatgcgcgtgaagtcgtccgtttgatgcattccgaagcagatgggcgggctggagggaggcgctgagcggcggcatcttgagaaggtagaccgatcctctaggtgctaaagacgcccccatagcacctagagggtcattagcatattaatacaagttctttttttaggtaaacggctgccccaaaatatattatagcaggatagtttggcagagcagacactagcggagcgctagtgtctgacacctaattatgtcaaatccaagtggtagaaaccctttaacgaatatggaatatagcagtgctaagttaaaatcgaaattcgatttttataacttgaattaatcgcatttctatttcaataggagagtagcctttaagttaaaatcgaaattctattattataacttgaaataatcgaattgcgatttcaacgtaattctcaaatccgacagtacattcgagtatatggagacgttcccatggtgatggggacgctccatgagcatggaagtcggcagaagcggcaacgggcactgactggagcaggtaGGAAGCCAGGAattcaaaggacaggtaagaacaactttagggaagtgggaaagaaaaaaatataacaataaaaaaaaaaaaaaaaaaaaaaaagaatattcgaaatatcgaatttatatcactatattcgaaatattcgcaaattagcgaagtgccgatattcgcggaaaaaaaatcgatattcgaatattcgcgctcaacactactcctgacatgtctgttttagcaattacttacattccccatgtaataacaattctggagcatctattcttatgactatgttggatcattcctctattattcctgttagaagttataaatgaatttccagcagtctgccgtaagggtacagaggggtgttaccagtcgggggagtgtccctgcacagcctgactctatccaatcagtccAAActggtacccttactgcagactgctgtaaattcattcataaacttctagaatgaataataaaggaatggcacaacatagagtcataggaatagatgctccaggattagTATTACACTGGGGATgcatgtagttactaaaacagacatgtccggagaggtgacagctcctctttaatagTGGGGGACTCTCATTAGGGAGCTGCTTCAAAGAGCATCTCTCTGGTAACATGTCTATGTCACATGTGAACATGCCATTGATTCCAATGTGCACCTTGTAATACTTCAtctctcctgtggtggtgctgctcgAGAATTGAACACTTCTCAGTCACCTTCCTTCTTAACAACAGGGAATGGTTCAAcacagaccacccctttaaagaatGTGACGCGTCTCAGATACTTTGCTTCTAATCTTTCTCAAAGCCATTTCTTAACCACCGCCATCTTACCTTCCAGCGTATTGGACTGATCATGGCGATTTCGTTTCTCATGTCCTCGTCCACATTGTAACTGGTGATGACAGAATTTATCTTGAAGGCCACGTTGTAGTCGCAGCACCACTGCCTGATCTTCATCAGTTTTTCCACGTGGTTTTTCTTCCCTTGTCCTCGGCCGATGAGCTTGTTGACGTCTTCATTGAAACTGTCGCAGGACACGGCGAGGATATCCAGAAGTTCTCCTGGAAAACCACGTTACTTCATTACTCGTTTGTGTTGATGAATCAGCATTTTCAGCCTGGACTAAGAATGCATTAACACAAACGCCCGTCCCTTCCCATTCACATCctctttaggcctcatacacactttTGCTGATCGGATGCggatccccattcatttcaatggggccgcaaaagatgcgacagcacaccgcgtgcatccgtatgtccctgcaaaaaaagatagaacatgtcctattcttgtctgcgttgTGGACAAGGACAGAACATTTCTACAGGagtctgaaaaaacaatggcagcATGCACTCGGCTGAAatccgtgttttacagatcctgCAAAACGCATACGTGTACAAGGCCTAAATGTAGGGCCGTAGGGCGCTCTCCTGACATTCGGCCTCTGTTATCCCTCCTGGAAATGGATGACTAAATTGACAGTTGGGGGGTAACATTCCCTTGTGAAAGGCTGGTGTCTCTAAACAGTCTGTCGTTGTCTGCACTGGGTTTGGACACTGCCAGGGAGTAGGGACATGCCCCATTGACAAGTGCAACGCTAGCGCCCAGTTGTCAGTTTATTCATACGTATCCAGGAGGAGTAACGTAGGAATGCATCTGCCGAATACTAAGAAAACATGCTCCAGATTtgtaatattatggggaatgcaagtaattcTGAAATCAGACATGTTAGGCAAGTACTGTAGTAGGTGCCCTACTTAAATTGTGCCCAAGGGTGCTCCCACACCCACCGAACAAACCTTACAGCAAAGACATAtgtacactgatgaggggcacgTTAGCATACTGACACAAaggagtgttaaaggggttggggcATAAAACATatttgacatttttcaaattagcacctggatctgaacacatttgtaattgcatgtaataaaaaaaaaatattacagttagtatagccactgagttattcaataaaaatacagtacatctgtatagcgccacctgctgttggtgctcagtttaaagaggacctttcaccaggaaaaagtatctaaactgactatacagacgtgtagagcagcgcccagggatccccctgcacttactgttatccccgggcgccgctccattctccggttatagcctccggtatgttcctagttaggctccacccaggggaacctgccggcgtctctttcttctatgctgtagcactggccaatcacagcgctcagctcatagcctggctggctaggccatgtgacagagtgacgtgacgtcactggcctagtaaGAGGCTGGGTGCTAAGGCCCCATCAAATTGCTAACTGGCAGAGGTTGGACCAACACCGATCAGATatctttagggtctattcacacgtccgtaactaCAGTAAGTTCTCAAAAGCTAATTTCATATCCATTGCCACCAGAGTcactctataaggctactttcagactagcgttcggggctccgcttgtgagctccgtttgaaggctctcacaagcggccccgaacagatccgtactgccctaatgcattctgagtggacgcggatccgctcagaatgcatcagtcttgcaccgtttgtcctccgctcagcaggcggacacccgaacgcagcttgcagcgttcgggtgtccgcctggccgagcggaggcgtgcggatccgtccagacttacaatgtaagtcaatggggacagatccgtttgaacttgacactatatggctcaatttcaaacggatccgtcccccattgactttcaatgtaaagtctggacggatccgtctgagcaactttcacacttagaattttttctaaactataatgcagatggatccgttctgaacggatcccatcgtctgcattatagtagcggatccgtctgtgcagacaccagacggatccgctccgaacgcaagtgtgaaagtagccttaaaggggaaaGAACTACACATCATCATTCTTCATGCCAGTCACTTACCATAACTTTTAAACCATTTCTCGGTGATCAGGCTGCCATTGCTCACAATGCTGACACTGGGCAACTTCAGCTCCTTTTTGCAGTACTCAACCAGTTTCCCCACAAAATTTCCTCTATCTTGCAGAAATGGTTCACCTCCTGAAAAATTTATTTTCTCCATGCCTACAAAGAAGAGTGAACAATGACTTAGATACCAATTCATAAGTTGGAAATTACTCTAAATACATAAGAAGTCCATAGATCAAGATTGGCACCCGTATGGACTCAATTTGTCTGACACTAGTCAAGATGATCCCATGACAGGGTGTCAACCAAAGATTATACCATGACACGGTGTCAACCAAAGATTATACCATGACACGGTGTCAACCAAAGATGATCCCATGACAGGGTGTCAACCAAAGATGATCCCATGACACGGTGTCAACCAAAGATGATCCCATGACAGGGTGTCAACCAAAGATGATCCCATGACAGGGTGTCAACCAAAGATGATACCATGACAGGGTGTCAACCAAAGATGAACCCATGACAGGGTGTCAAGCAAAGATAATCCCACGACAGGGTGTCAACCAAAGATGATCCCATGACAGGGTATCAACCAAAGATGATCCCATGACAGGGTGTCAACCAAAGATGATCCCATGACAGGGTGTCAACCAAAGATGATCCCATGACAGGGTGTCAACCAAAGATTATACCATGACAGGGTGTCAACCACAGATGATCCCATGACAGGGCCTCAGCTAAAGGAGAACACAAGACAAAAGTTACCTCATGATGGGTTGCTAGCCAACTTGATTTCTTACCATTGCATCAGCCAAAGGTTCTCCCATAACAATGCTCTCTATGTTATTTGCTATGATGTATGCCATTTTACCAAAGAACTACAACCTGTTTGTTTCTGTAAGAGTACCACCTTATAAAACCCTCTAATAGTAAGAATATGTTTACCCTCACTACTAAACTGGATCTTTTAGAAAAAGGTTTAGGGGGTCACTGGGGACTTTAGACATTAGGGGCCCATGAGAATGTTGCCCCAAACCGAATTTACAGTATCTGGTCAAATGGTTTGCTGCAATGCTTATATTGTTAATACAATTCTATTTCTTGAGGTACATAAATAGGTTAACGGTGCCGGGCTGGCTCAAGCTTACTACAGACTATTCCAGAAGGATTATCCTTGCACTGGACCTTCATCCCTGATTCGTTTATGGAGTTGAATGGCGGGGAAATGCCTTACACCCTATAATATGCCATCCATACGTCGACCTACAACAGTGTGCCAGCCATAagtcaccccataacagtgtgccagccATAagtcaccccataacagtgtgccagccATAagtcaccccataacagtgtgccagccataagtcaccccacaacagtgtgCCAATCATAGGTGACCCTATAACAGTATGCCAGCCATGGGTGACCCTTCAGGTGTCAGCTGCCAACTATGtcaggactattccaagaggtagggACCTGGTGGCTCCCCAAAGTCCAGATCCTTGTACATGGGCTACACGACTATGGCTACATAACATGCATCAGCGAAAACGAACTACGTAACACTGTGCTAACCACAAGCGCCCCATTACATTGCATGACAGCCAAAGATCAACCAACAATAGCCCAGTTGCACAATTTGTTTTCATGTCAGAGACAACTGTGTTGTTCTAACATCTCCACATTGTAAGATACTCAAAAGCGATCACTCTTGCCCATTCCCAAACACCAGGAGCCAAggttaggtaaaaaaataaataaataaaataataatatatatatacacacacacacacacacacacacacacacacacacacctgaatAAGCAGTACCTGCATCTTTTAGCATGGCCAGTCCTTTCTTGGCTTCTTCTATGGGTAACACAAAAGAAGTCTTTGCAGTGTGGAAGCAGAAGCCACATTTATAATTGCACTGCCTGGTGAAGTGATAGTTCACACTGATGGGCTTTACTCGACCAGGATCTTGGGGTGCCTTTAATTTCAGGGAAGAAACCTTCCTTGTCCCAAAAATCTCCAGCCAGCACCAGGATGAGAGCATCTTCATGCAATGCAGCAGGAATGTCATATTCCTCCAGACCGCTGTCAGCATCTCCATAACAGGCAGAAGACACAGGGACATCATCTTGGACAATTCTGAGTCTGTGAATGCAGATCTCCATCCCTGACTCCTTATAAATGCTGCTCTGTATCCTCCTACCAGCGATAACATAagcacaagtttcagtttccattctcttgaaataaaaatctgaaacctACTCACAAGCACCTCTAGTGGCACACTTTATAATTTCACTTTAACGTctgtttttctacttttttttatttatttatttatttcttgttTAGTGACTATTTATTATACAACTGAAATCGTGTAATTTTCCAGTGGTTTTGATCTGGTATTAAATGCACAGTGTGAACGTTGTCACCAGTTTATTAGAGGACTGCAGACAGAGCCATAGCTAGGCTTTCTTTCACCTGGGGCAAAGGTTCAATTTGCTGCCCTAGCCTTGTAAATACCAAGTGGCTTCCAAGTGCCCCTCTGGCACTCAGCACCTGGGCATGTCTCCTGGTTGCCCTTCCCTCACCAGGCCACATCCCTGATTGCAGTTGTTACAAGAGGAATCTTTTGTAAGACTGAAAATGGCAATCATTGTGGTTTTACCCCGACAACTTGCAAAATGTGGTCACCTATGAGAATTGATTGTACACTGGCTTTTCGTTTGTCAGGGTTGTTTGCTTATGACAaccttttattatactcacttatatagcaccaacatattacACACTGCTTTAcagcgctgcaaggcaacagtgctaatcACTGCGCCACCGCATgatatagaccagggatgctcaacctgcggcatgGGCGTAGGAAGCGGGGGGACGGGGGGATGGATTCCCCCCAGGAAATAATGCGGGGGGGGGGTTCAGGTTTGGTCAAATTCCCCCCAGACCAGCGGCAGTGtgtgcggcggcggcggggcaggcactgagatgagcgcttccattgtggaagcgaagcgctcatctccatagtgatctgtttgtatcgccgtcctcaggatagcgatacaaacagaaggctgtagaggagcagggcagggaggtgtgtccctttcctgttcctctgataggctgccggcactactaggccgacagcctatcagaggccggcgtaggAGGCGcaacgtcatcgcgccgcctgagccgtacagcgctggagtcgggacacaggccggaaaaggcctacatcgcatcgctccaaagaggcaagtataagtgttaatttttttactatatacaatactttgtttttttactgccacataatgggggggggggggtctggtattactggcacatgattgggggggtctggtattactggcacatgattggggggtctggtattactggcacatgattgggggggtctggtattactggcacatgattgggggggtctggtattactggcacatgattggggggtctggtattactggcatatgattgggggtctggtattactggcacatgattgggggggtctggtattgctggcacatgattggggggtctgttattactggcacatgattgggggggtctgttattactggcacatgattggggggggtctgttattactggcacatgattgggggggtctggtattactggcacatgattgggggccctgttattactggcacatgattgggggccctgttattactggcacatgattggggggccctgttattactggcatatgattggggggctgttattactggctgatgagaggcactgggggggggggggggtgatgaggcactggggggctgctatgaggcatgaggctcttatctgaggtctgattgggggtcattcatattggggtctgagctgaggtgtgatctgaggtcttattaacattggggatcttattggggctgttagctgaggtctgattaacattgggggtctgattgatggtctgacctgaggtgtaatgaaaaatatttttttcttattgtgcccacttccagcccggagcccagctgcccagagcacagagaaagtacccggaataactgaaatatatgccaatataatttctgtgacctgatattttttttgttgtgagatttttcacacacacacacacacacacacacacacacacttaaaatttaacGATATAAACAACTCGCAGTTTACTGAATAAGAATATACCCAGCGAGCAAAAATGCTGTCCCCCCCCAGATTTT
The genomic region above belongs to Bufo gargarizans isolate SCDJY-AF-19 chromosome 4, ASM1485885v1, whole genome shotgun sequence and contains:
- the RSAD2 gene encoding radical S-adenosyl methionine domain-containing protein 2; this encodes MMSLCLLPVMEMLTAVWRNMTFLLHCMKMLSSWCWLEIFGTRKVSSLKLKAPQDPGRVKPISVNYHFTRQCNYKCGFCFHTAKTSFVLPIEEAKKGLAMLKDAGMEKINFSGGEPFLQDRGNFVGKLVEYCKKELKLPSVSIVSNGSLITEKWFKSYGELLDILAVSCDSFNEDVNKLIGRGQGKKNHVEKLMKIRQWCCDYNVAFKINSVITSYNVDEDMRNEIAMISPIRWKVFQCLIIGGENSGEEALRQAEKFVITNEEFKGFLDRHKDIKCLVPESNQQMRDSYLILDEYMRFLDCRNGRKDPSKSVLDVGVENAIKFSGFDEKMFFKRGGKYVWSKADLKLDW